From Methanoculleus thermophilus, the proteins below share one genomic window:
- a CDS encoding carbonic anhydrase, whose translation MIEKFLEGNKRFVKEDFAKDPEHYGPLASAQHPEVLWIGCSDSRVNPERITGAKAGQIFVHRNIGNIVPIHDWNFATVLEYAVNHLKVGDIVICGHSNCGAMKALGHETDDVYIPLWLNNAMEAKHRVDARIPAPKTPEEEKYRLREIEIENVALQIEHLRTYPTVKAAEKEGRIGVHGLYFDLATGELEKIF comes from the coding sequence ATGATTGAGAAGTTTCTTGAGGGCAACAAGCGCTTCGTAAAGGAAGACTTTGCAAAGGACCCAGAACATTACGGCCCGCTTGCATCGGCCCAGCATCCAGAGGTCCTCTGGATAGGATGCTCCGATTCAAGAGTGAATCCCGAACGCATAACCGGCGCAAAAGCCGGCCAGATCTTCGTGCACCGCAATATCGGGAACATTGTCCCAATCCACGACTGGAACTTCGCGACAGTGCTTGAATACGCGGTCAACCACCTCAAGGTCGGGGATATCGTCATCTGCGGGCACTCGAACTGCGGCGCTATGAAGGCGCTCGGCCATGAGACCGATGACGTATACATCCCGCTCTGGCTGAATAACGCGATGGAGGCGAAACACCGGGTTGATGCCAGGATCCCTGCGCCGAAGACCCCCGAAGAGGAAAAGTACCGGCTGCGCGAGATCGAGATTGAGAACGTTGCCCTGCAGATTGAGCACCTCCGCACCTACCCGACGGTCAAGGCTGCGGAAAAAGAGGGACGAATTGGGGTTCACGGCCTCTACTTCGATCTTGCGACCGGAGAACTGGAGAAGATATTCTAG
- a CDS encoding flavodoxin family protein, giving the protein MGESARELTEIIETPEGTFTVKLTLDDLGSIYPGMIRYTIEVLHGTTTVYTYAINSYEAPPISLFDTRKAAEIVFARLVHDVASRPEAYVRPRLFTRPLPGTGAADVVILQGSPRRFGNSAKVASWCYDEATRMGLTSRAFYLHEMDIRPCIGCYVCYNHGYCPVDDDMPAIIRALETASVLVVCTPVYTGTVPAPLKALMDRCQWLHAREKILGKEVHARGLLVTVAGRRGAEPFVCVTRVVDMFMKNLGIRPAAPVLIGDLDRAGDVGVIAGAEDDIRAAFRALLTPRDEG; this is encoded by the coding sequence GTGGGTGAGAGCGCGAGAGAGTTGACTGAGATCATCGAGACGCCTGAGGGGACGTTTACGGTCAAACTCACCCTCGATGACCTTGGGAGCATCTATCCTGGCATGATCCGGTACACGATCGAGGTCCTCCACGGCACGACGACAGTATACACCTACGCAATCAACTCCTACGAGGCGCCGCCGATCTCCCTCTTTGATACCCGGAAGGCGGCGGAGATCGTCTTTGCGCGGCTCGTTCACGACGTGGCCTCCCGCCCCGAGGCCTATGTGCGGCCACGTCTCTTCACCCGCCCGCTCCCGGGGACCGGCGCGGCCGACGTCGTCATTCTGCAGGGGAGTCCGCGCCGGTTCGGGAACTCCGCGAAAGTTGCGTCGTGGTGCTACGACGAGGCCACCCGTATGGGTCTCACCTCCCGGGCCTTTTATCTGCACGAGATGGATATCAGGCCATGTATCGGCTGTTACGTCTGCTACAACCATGGCTACTGTCCGGTTGATGACGATATGCCCGCGATCATCCGGGCGCTTGAGACCGCATCGGTCCTCGTCGTCTGCACCCCGGTCTACACCGGGACCGTCCCGGCTCCCCTCAAAGCGCTGATGGACCGCTGCCAATGGCTCCATGCCCGGGAGAAGATACTCGGGAAGGAGGTGCACGCCCGTGGGCTTCTCGTCACGGTCGCCGGCAGGCGGGGAGCCGAGCCATTCGTCTGTGTGACGCGTGTGGTCGACATGTTCATGAAGAACCTGGGGATCCGTCCCGCCGCACCGGTGCTGATCGGCGATCTCGACCGGGCGGGTGATGTAGGCGTGATTGCTGGAGCTGAGGACGATATCAGGGCGGCGTTCCGTGCTCTGCTCACTCCCCGGGACGAAGGATAA
- the ilvD gene encoding dihydroxy-acid dehydratase produces MRSETVKKGYQRAPNRALLRSLGVTDREMDQPFIGIANAYNTIVPGHIHLRSLSQKVQEGVAAAGGVPFEFGTIGICDGIAMGHEGMRYSLPSRENIADAVELMVEAHRFDGLVCIGTCDKIVPGMLMAAVRCNIPTIVVTGGPMLPGYSAGRELSLIDVFEGVGRIAAGTMCEEELGELECAAMPGCGSCQGLYTANTMACVTEALGLSLPGTAAIPAVDAAKLRIARESGERVVDLVREGIHPRDIVTERSIKNAIRVDMALGGSSNTVLHLMAIAREAEVPLELETFNTIAEETPHICHMQPGGPHSMLALHRAGGIPAVLSMLERYLDDAPTVSGRSILDIAKAARVTNPEVIHTTDAPVSPSGGLKILRGTLAPDGAVIKCAAVSKEMWRHRGPARVFDGEAAAMKAILNREIAEGDVIVIRYEGPRGGPGMPEMLSPTSALMGLGYARVALVTDGRFSGGTRGPCIGHVAPEAAIGGPIALVENGDKIVIDLYEKRLDLIVDTATLEERRRTWRPPERRLTGVLARYAQTVEQANLGAVQK; encoded by the coding sequence ATGCGGAGTGAGACGGTAAAGAAAGGCTACCAGCGTGCTCCGAACCGGGCGCTGCTTCGGTCGCTCGGCGTGACCGACCGGGAGATGGACCAGCCCTTCATCGGGATAGCGAACGCGTACAACACGATCGTCCCCGGGCACATCCACCTCCGGTCGCTCTCGCAGAAGGTGCAGGAGGGTGTCGCGGCCGCGGGCGGCGTGCCGTTCGAGTTCGGGACCATCGGTATCTGCGACGGGATTGCGATGGGCCACGAGGGGATGCGCTATTCCCTCCCCTCGCGTGAGAACATCGCCGACGCCGTCGAGCTGATGGTCGAGGCGCACCGGTTCGACGGCCTCGTCTGCATCGGGACCTGTGATAAGATCGTCCCCGGGATGCTGATGGCGGCGGTTCGGTGCAACATCCCGACGATCGTCGTCACCGGCGGGCCCATGCTCCCCGGCTATTCGGCGGGCCGCGAGCTCTCCCTCATCGACGTCTTTGAGGGTGTGGGCCGCATCGCCGCCGGGACGATGTGCGAGGAGGAACTCGGGGAACTCGAGTGCGCGGCAATGCCCGGGTGCGGGAGTTGCCAGGGGCTTTATACCGCAAATACCATGGCCTGCGTGACCGAGGCCCTCGGCCTCTCCCTCCCGGGGACTGCCGCCATCCCTGCAGTCGACGCGGCAAAACTCCGCATCGCCCGGGAGAGCGGGGAGCGGGTGGTGGATCTGGTCCGGGAGGGCATCCATCCAAGAGACATCGTCACCGAAAGAAGCATCAAAAACGCCATTCGCGTGGACATGGCGCTCGGCGGGTCGTCAAACACTGTGCTCCACCTGATGGCCATCGCCCGGGAGGCGGAGGTCCCCCTCGAACTTGAGACTTTCAATACCATCGCCGAGGAGACCCCGCATATCTGCCACATGCAGCCCGGGGGACCGCACTCGATGCTCGCGCTCCATCGGGCGGGAGGAATCCCCGCGGTCCTTTCGATGCTCGAGCGCTATCTCGACGACGCCCCGACGGTCTCGGGACGCTCGATCCTCGATATCGCGAAAGCCGCGAGAGTCACCAACCCGGAGGTGATCCACACGACCGATGCTCCTGTCAGCCCCTCCGGCGGCCTCAAGATCCTCAGAGGAACGCTTGCCCCCGACGGCGCCGTCATCAAGTGCGCGGCCGTCTCCAAGGAGATGTGGCGTCACCGCGGTCCGGCACGAGTCTTTGACGGGGAAGCGGCCGCGATGAAGGCGATCCTCAACCGTGAGATCGCAGAGGGCGACGTCATCGTTATCCGCTACGAAGGACCTCGGGGAGGGCCGGGGATGCCCGAGATGCTCTCGCCGACCTCGGCGCTGATGGGTCTCGGCTATGCCAGGGTCGCACTGGTGACGGACGGACGTTTCTCGGGCGGCACCCGGGGCCCGTGCATCGGGCACGTCGCTCCCGAGGCCGCGATCGGTGGGCCGATCGCTCTTGTGGAGAACGGCGACAAGATCGTGATCGACCTCTACGAGAAACGCCTCGACCTCATTGTCGATACGGCGACCCTCGAGGAGCGGCGGCGAACCTGGAGACCGCCGGAACGTCGGCTTACCGGGGTGCTCGCCCGGTATGCGCAGACCGTCGAACAGGCTAACCTGGGCGCCGTCCAGAAGTAA